One window from the genome of Paenibacillus azoreducens encodes:
- a CDS encoding LPXTG cell wall anchor domain-containing protein, with the protein MRKKCGRLSSMMLAFVLLLNLLFPHSMVSADADTGLNTGNTVTTAAVDENAAGNDNAEVKDNPDVSEHTDVDNNTDASDNTDVIDNKDKDVGDNKEANDNAGEVKDGADQKDADQKDPSQKDQEPAKEVTGQGQVIEKNIITSVKMTDKDGKDIKEVRVDQNEKVQVDLEWQLPANHGYKAGDSFTFQLPENFKPGQKLDGNLNDEEPEVGTYEVTSDGQVTFTFDKGIEGNEMQGHFFVWRYFDEKKLSGSTKEEIIFKIHEETFTVPVHFNNSSGKEIDKTGVTDKVMNPGKINWTVDFNKGEQKVTDMLLEDTLPEGVTLVEDSVQVYALEVKVDGNVEEKGLLDSSKYAFSKTDGRFQLNISGSSDSAYRLKYATLIDKPGDKTYTNKVKVTDKDRPEWLEKTTDVKVFFSKPLDKKAIDYNSSLQTIQWEVRYNYNEQTIKQGNAWIDDKFDTNNQKLVDGSFEVYEMTIDDAGNGSPKTGTALIEDKDYIVTKESFGFRFQFTKDVDAAYKIIYKTKAKDRVYDDKLNVENTVSIWDGTEVTKGQNINQVIFWKSYGNIDYAQKTIDWKISLNDDLKTMTGVVITDSYAGQHMELIPESLKVSGLKVGDDYKLEPYPENSDYKSGFKITFLETVSASHMITYTTTFDPRAEKEKGSYTNTAVLNWNESGGRPIEKTVSRPVDDYTKNNGYKKGSYNAINKEITWTLDVNYNLHEIEKAVVRDFYTGEQSFVKGSLVVKQLKITNDGAVVEPTGEPLTEGKDYTFETMKDGDKDGFELKFNNKINSAYRITYNTSLENHPVAKEYKNDAVLYDESKPNSKLFEKSATVEPKYGDEYIVKSGVQGTGEFEDRAYWTLHINRSQSFVKDAVVKDNLIGNQILIPSSFELYETNVAANGNLSKSTPVSKDNYTLEVNGNSFELKFKNPIDKSYVLEYQSFINEEDGKEIRNNAEFAGHSSVTVEKNENKIIKVSFAGAGGGAQAGRGDLTLIKVDAATDKPLPGAHFGLYDKTGSMLLEKLVTDSEGKAVFKNYTYKQYVLKELSAPEGYLIDQDYLNGQKITFSAKNNTIKVTNTKGVWDLELTKVDKDDAAKVLPDAVFKLQKKNGEAFEDVKEYAELETNEHGKILLAHLAPGSYQLVEVKAPKGYKLDSAPIAFTIDANQSAPKQVTAKNEIYVGSVELTKVDAFNKAALAGAKFDLKDAEGNTLHSGLTTDADGILSVKNLKAGSYMFIETAAPAGYELKNEPLKFEIVDDQLLKLTFDNGMIPGSLRLTKIETGRPDIPLKNAQFRILDENKKPVLDANGKELAGLLTNEKGELAISNLRPGKYYAQETAAPYGYWISRALTEFEIVLGKETAVTIENARITGGGSVDPNPPGPSNPDPNPPGTTNPPGTTTPPTPGGTTTPGVPGTIVEPGTTVPGTPGTVTEPGRPSEPDTDADKPAELDDNSEPPAGNNEEGQPGKDKPAPAGDGDDGKPTPGPSGESLPKTGEDSQLSLQLAGLSLVMVGAALAIYRKKRVKP; encoded by the coding sequence ATGCGCAAGAAATGTGGACGGCTGTCATCGATGATGTTGGCGTTTGTATTGCTGCTTAACCTGTTGTTTCCGCACAGCATGGTCAGCGCAGATGCTGATACAGGTCTGAATACGGGAAACACGGTTACGACAGCGGCCGTCGATGAAAACGCAGCAGGGAATGATAACGCGGAAGTCAAGGATAATCCTGACGTTAGCGAACATACAGACGTTGACAATAATACAGATGCTAGCGATAACACTGACGTGATCGATAACAAAGACAAAGACGTTGGTGATAACAAGGAAGCCAATGACAACGCAGGGGAAGTAAAAGATGGCGCAGATCAGAAAGATGCGGATCAGAAAGACCCAAGTCAGAAAGATCAAGAGCCAGCAAAAGAGGTTACAGGGCAAGGGCAAGTGATTGAGAAAAATATCATTACCAGCGTTAAGATGACAGACAAGGATGGTAAGGATATTAAAGAAGTGCGCGTTGACCAGAACGAAAAGGTTCAGGTTGACCTGGAATGGCAGCTCCCGGCAAATCATGGATACAAGGCTGGAGACAGCTTTACGTTCCAACTGCCGGAGAATTTCAAGCCTGGGCAAAAATTGGATGGAAACTTGAATGACGAAGAGCCAGAAGTAGGGACATACGAGGTCACTTCTGACGGGCAGGTAACCTTCACTTTCGATAAAGGGATTGAAGGTAATGAAATGCAGGGTCATTTCTTTGTTTGGCGATACTTTGACGAGAAAAAGCTCTCGGGTAGTACCAAAGAAGAAATTATCTTTAAGATCCACGAAGAAACCTTTACGGTTCCTGTTCACTTTAATAACAGCTCAGGCAAAGAAATCGACAAGACCGGAGTAACTGACAAAGTTATGAATCCGGGTAAGATTAACTGGACGGTTGATTTTAACAAAGGTGAGCAAAAAGTTACCGATATGCTGCTTGAGGATACGCTGCCTGAGGGCGTAACTTTGGTCGAAGACTCCGTGCAAGTATATGCTCTTGAAGTGAAAGTGGACGGAAATGTTGAAGAAAAGGGACTGCTTGATTCAAGCAAATATGCTTTTAGTAAAACGGATGGCCGGTTCCAGCTGAATATCAGCGGTTCATCCGACAGCGCATATCGCTTGAAGTATGCTACTTTGATTGACAAGCCAGGGGATAAGACTTATACCAATAAGGTCAAGGTAACCGACAAGGATCGGCCGGAATGGCTGGAAAAGACAACGGACGTGAAAGTGTTTTTCAGTAAGCCGCTCGACAAGAAGGCTATAGATTATAATTCTTCGCTTCAGACAATTCAATGGGAAGTTCGATACAACTACAACGAACAAACCATAAAGCAAGGTAATGCCTGGATCGATGACAAATTCGATACGAACAACCAGAAACTGGTCGATGGTTCGTTCGAAGTTTATGAAATGACGATCGATGATGCCGGCAACGGTTCCCCAAAAACGGGAACAGCGCTCATCGAAGATAAGGATTATATCGTAACCAAAGAATCTTTTGGATTCCGTTTCCAATTTACCAAGGATGTAGATGCGGCTTATAAAATCATATACAAAACAAAAGCGAAAGACCGCGTATATGATGACAAGCTTAATGTAGAGAATACGGTAAGCATTTGGGACGGCACTGAGGTTACAAAAGGCCAGAATATCAATCAGGTCATCTTTTGGAAGAGTTATGGGAACATCGATTATGCCCAAAAAACGATCGATTGGAAAATTAGTTTAAATGACGATCTCAAGACCATGACGGGCGTCGTCATTACCGACAGCTATGCCGGACAGCATATGGAACTGATTCCGGAAAGCTTGAAAGTCAGCGGTTTAAAAGTAGGGGACGACTATAAACTCGAACCGTATCCGGAAAATTCCGATTATAAATCCGGGTTCAAAATAACCTTCCTAGAAACGGTTTCCGCGAGCCACATGATTACGTACACAACGACCTTCGATCCGAGAGCGGAGAAAGAGAAAGGTTCTTACACCAACACGGCTGTGCTGAATTGGAATGAAAGTGGTGGGAGGCCAATTGAAAAGACAGTATCCAGGCCAGTAGACGACTACACCAAAAACAATGGCTACAAAAAGGGTTCTTATAACGCCATAAATAAGGAAATCACCTGGACACTGGACGTCAACTACAACTTGCATGAGATCGAGAAGGCTGTAGTACGGGATTTCTACACGGGTGAGCAGAGCTTTGTGAAAGGATCGTTGGTTGTCAAGCAACTTAAGATTACCAACGATGGAGCAGTCGTGGAGCCTACAGGTGAGCCACTCACTGAAGGTAAGGACTACACCTTTGAGACCATGAAAGATGGCGACAAAGACGGGTTCGAATTGAAGTTTAATAACAAGATCAATTCCGCTTACCGGATTACGTACAACACCAGCCTGGAAAATCATCCGGTTGCGAAAGAGTATAAAAACGATGCGGTGCTGTACGATGAAAGCAAGCCGAATAGCAAGCTGTTCGAAAAATCAGCAACGGTTGAACCAAAGTACGGTGACGAATATATCGTAAAAAGCGGCGTACAAGGCACAGGGGAATTTGAGGATCGCGCGTATTGGACGCTGCATATCAACCGCAGCCAATCTTTTGTCAAAGATGCGGTGGTGAAGGATAACTTAATCGGGAATCAAATCCTTATTCCTTCCTCATTTGAGCTGTACGAAACGAATGTAGCCGCAAATGGCAATTTGTCGAAGAGTACGCCTGTGAGCAAAGATAACTATACGCTTGAAGTAAACGGCAACTCATTTGAATTGAAATTCAAAAATCCGATTGACAAGTCATATGTGCTTGAATATCAGTCGTTTATCAATGAGGAAGACGGCAAAGAGATTAGAAATAATGCCGAGTTTGCCGGTCACTCCTCTGTGACGGTTGAAAAGAATGAAAATAAGATCATTAAAGTGAGCTTTGCGGGTGCCGGAGGCGGAGCGCAAGCAGGCAGAGGCGATTTGACCCTGATTAAGGTAGACGCCGCAACGGACAAGCCTCTCCCAGGAGCACATTTCGGATTGTACGACAAGACGGGCAGTATGCTCCTTGAGAAGCTGGTCACGGATTCCGAAGGCAAGGCAGTATTTAAGAATTATACTTATAAACAGTATGTTCTGAAAGAATTGTCCGCTCCAGAGGGCTATCTTATTGACCAAGACTACTTGAATGGCCAGAAGATCACTTTTAGCGCAAAAAACAATACAATCAAGGTCACCAATACAAAAGGCGTTTGGGATCTTGAGCTCACGAAAGTTGACAAGGATGACGCTGCCAAGGTTTTACCTGATGCAGTATTTAAACTGCAAAAGAAAAACGGCGAAGCCTTTGAAGACGTAAAAGAATACGCTGAGCTGGAGACCAACGAGCACGGCAAAATTCTGCTGGCGCATCTCGCTCCGGGAAGTTATCAGCTTGTCGAAGTCAAAGCGCCTAAGGGATATAAACTCGATTCTGCTCCAATCGCCTTTACAATCGATGCAAATCAGTCCGCACCAAAACAAGTAACCGCGAAAAACGAAATTTATGTAGGTTCCGTCGAGTTGACGAAGGTCGACGCCTTTAACAAAGCGGCACTGGCAGGTGCTAAATTCGACCTTAAGGACGCTGAAGGCAATACGCTGCATTCCGGATTAACGACAGATGCAGATGGAATATTGTCTGTGAAGAATCTGAAAGCGGGAAGCTACATGTTCATTGAAACAGCTGCTCCAGCAGGTTATGAACTTAAAAACGAACCGCTAAAATTCGAGATTGTGGACGATCAGCTGCTGAAGCTGACGTTTGATAATGGCATGATTCCAGGATCGCTAAGGCTGACCAAAATCGAAACCGGCCGTCCGGACATCCCGCTCAAAAACGCCCAGTTCCGGATTCTCGATGAGAACAAAAAGCCGGTTCTGGATGCCAACGGTAAAGAATTAGCCGGACTCTTGACGAATGAGAAAGGCGAGCTTGCCATCTCGAACTTAAGACCAGGCAAATATTATGCCCAAGAAACAGCGGCGCCTTACGGCTATTGGATCTCGCGCGCATTAACCGAGTTTGAGATCGTTCTGGGCAAGGAAACAGCAGTAACCATTGAAAATGCCAGAATCACGGGCGGCGGAAGCGTTGATCCGAATCCGCCGGGACCATCCAATCCTGATCCGAACCCGCCTGGAACCACGAACCCTCCAGGAACGACGACTCCGCCTACACCAGGCGGAACGACAACGCCTGGCGTACCTGGAACGATCGTTGAGCCGGGAACAACGGTCCCAGGCACTCCTGGAACCGTAACGGAGCCTGGGAGACCAAGCGAACCGGATACGGATGCGGATAAACCAGCCGAGCTGGATGATAACAGTGAACCGCCTGCCGGCAACAACGAAGAGGGGCAGCCAGGCAAAGATAAGCCTGCTCCAGCCGGCGATGGCGACGACGGCAAGCCAACACCAGGTCCAAGCGGCGAAAGCTTGCCGAAAACCGGTGAAGACAGCCAGCTTTCACTCCAACTTGCAGGTCTCAGCTTGGTAATGGTCGGAGCGGCATTGGCAATCTACAGAAAAAAACGCGTTAAACCATAA
- a CDS encoding MBL fold metallo-hydrolase, with protein MRIRFLGTAAFEGIPSLFCRCGLCLKAKELGGKEIRSRTSMLLDDDLKIDFPPDTFLHMVRDGLDLERIKDLIFTHSHSDHLYAEDLVARLPGYAQSDAHPIQVYGNDAVLLRIKQTLDFNGGLQEKFVLNRLKPFERKELQTAVVVPLPASHDPIEACYVYYIEKDGKSILYGHDSGWFPEETWDWLRGKQLDLAVLECTVGKINYRQSHMNVDAVLETKQFFAENGVLKPEANIVVTHFSHNGQLSHSDLTEIFTPHGIQVAYDGMVLELP; from the coding sequence ATGAGGATTCGTTTTTTGGGCACGGCGGCTTTCGAAGGGATTCCTTCCTTATTTTGTCGCTGTGGGTTATGCTTGAAAGCAAAAGAGCTTGGAGGTAAAGAGATCCGTTCCCGAACTTCGATGCTGCTGGATGATGATTTGAAAATCGACTTTCCGCCCGATACATTTTTACATATGGTTCGGGACGGTTTGGATTTGGAGCGGATCAAGGATCTGATCTTTACGCATTCGCATTCGGATCATCTATACGCGGAGGATTTGGTTGCGAGGCTCCCGGGGTATGCGCAATCCGACGCTCATCCGATTCAAGTGTATGGAAATGATGCCGTTCTGCTGAGGATTAAGCAGACGCTTGATTTTAACGGCGGGCTGCAGGAGAAATTTGTGTTGAACCGGTTAAAGCCATTTGAGCGAAAGGAACTGCAGACGGCGGTGGTTGTGCCGCTTCCGGCCAGCCATGACCCCATTGAGGCTTGTTATGTGTATTACATTGAAAAGGACGGCAAGTCCATTTTGTACGGACATGACAGCGGCTGGTTCCCTGAAGAAACCTGGGACTGGCTTCGGGGCAAACAGTTGGATCTGGCCGTGCTCGAATGTACGGTAGGGAAGATCAACTATCGGCAAAGCCATATGAACGTAGATGCCGTTCTGGAAACAAAGCAGTTTTTTGCGGAAAATGGCGTACTGAAGCCGGAAGCCAATATCGTTGTGACCCATTTCTCTCATAACGGGCAGTTATCCCATTCCGATCTGACGGAAATTTTCACGCCGCACGGGATCCAAGTGGCATACGATGGCATGGTCCTTGAACTTCCGTGA
- the ybaK gene encoding Cys-tRNA(Pro) deacylase, which translates to MSKAKTNAMRILDQNHVSYEAITYETNDNKIDGVSVARKIGKDPGMVYKTLVVHGEKENIYVFVIPVETELNLKKAAKAAGEKKVDMLPVKDIQKWTGYIRGGCSPIGMKKKYPTFIDYSASSLERIIVSGGKIGVQIELSVQALKNVTDANFEEIIH; encoded by the coding sequence ATGTCAAAGGCCAAAACAAATGCCATGCGAATCCTTGATCAAAATCATGTTTCGTATGAAGCCATAACGTATGAAACCAACGATAACAAAATTGATGGCGTTTCTGTAGCCAGGAAGATTGGTAAAGATCCGGGCATGGTTTATAAAACATTGGTTGTGCATGGGGAGAAAGAGAATATTTATGTGTTTGTCATTCCTGTCGAGACCGAATTAAATTTGAAAAAGGCTGCTAAAGCGGCCGGAGAGAAGAAAGTGGACATGCTGCCCGTAAAGGACATTCAAAAGTGGACGGGATATATCCGCGGCGGATGTTCGCCAATAGGCATGAAAAAGAAATATCCTACATTTATTGACTATAGTGCGTCTAGTCTTGAACGAATTATCGTCAGCGGCGGAAAAATTGGGGTTCAGATTGAACTAAGTGTACAGGCATTAAAAAATGTAACAGATGCAAATTTTGAAGAGATTATACATTAG
- a CDS encoding SMI1/KNR4 family protein: MDFNEYMAFVRKCKEEPVKELNESDFDDIEKTVGAELPVDFKSFYLKSNGEVESEYYSFSPIKYGFSIEKHIYVYAEQGISFGKKLPFATDIHGHTYLLSLENDSYGQVLFLQHEYEDEQDYDFVANSFTDFLNEFVSKEKTFLI, encoded by the coding sequence ATGGATTTTAACGAATATATGGCATTTGTCAGAAAATGCAAGGAAGAACCTGTAAAAGAACTCAACGAATCAGACTTCGACGATATAGAGAAAACGGTGGGTGCAGAATTGCCCGTCGATTTTAAATCCTTTTATCTAAAAAGCAATGGAGAAGTTGAAAGCGAATATTATAGTTTCTCTCCCATTAAATATGGATTTTCAATAGAGAAACATATATATGTTTATGCTGAGCAAGGCATTTCTTTTGGGAAAAAGCTACCTTTTGCAACAGATATCCATGGACACACATATTTATTGTCTTTAGAAAATGATAGTTATGGACAAGTGCTTTTCCTACAACATGAATATGAAGATGAACAAGATTATGATTTTGTCGCAAACAGCTTTACAGATTTTCTTAATGAATTTGTATCCAAAGAGAAAACATTTTTAATATGA
- a CDS encoding S-layer homology domain-containing protein, translated as MTAHSVRTNITRAEMTAMIVRALHLPLDESATPAFTDKQDIPVWAKGPAAAAVEQGIIKGLNGQFALARLATRAEAAAMLIRMRQSEGL; from the coding sequence ATGACGGCACATTCCGTCCGGACGAACATTACGCGCGCAGAGATGACCGCCATGATTGTCCGAGCGCTGCACCTGCCACTGGATGAATCAGCAACCCCTGCTTTTACGGATAAACAGGACATTCCCGTTTGGGCGAAAGGTCCGGCGGCCGCAGCCGTAGAACAAGGCATCATCAAGGGGCTGAACGGTCAGTTTGCTCTCGCCCGTCTCGCGACGAGAGCCGAGGCTGCGGCGATGCTGATCCGGATGCGGCAGTCGGAAGGATTATAA